From Carya illinoinensis cultivar Pawnee chromosome 5, C.illinoinensisPawnee_v1, whole genome shotgun sequence, one genomic window encodes:
- the LOC122309283 gene encoding cytochrome P450 89A2-like, whose product METWFIIIVSLCIVALLNLLVFKKSSGKKQLPPGPLNIPIIGNFYLLRKSFSELEPILRNLHTRYGPIVTLHIGSRPAIFVANRSIAHQALVQNGAVFADRPPALPTGKILSNNQCNISSSFYGPTWRLFRRNLTSEILHPLRVKSYSRARKWVLDILLNRLESHSTTESGLVNPVRLIDHFRYAMFCLLVLMCFGDKLLENQIKEIETIQRRLLLSFGRFNMLNFWPRLGRMLFRKRWEELFNLRRDQNAILGPLIEARKRVKQERLSKAKEDAPLEGYRDDEFVVSYVDTLLDLELPEGKRKLSVEEMVTLCSEFLDGGTDTTSTALQWIMANLVKYPHVQEKLWAEIKGVMGGHAEKEVKEEDLHKMPYLKAVVLEGLRRHPPGHFVLPHAVTEDVVLEGYSVPKNATLNFMVAEMGWDQKVWEDPMAFKPERFLRGSDGGGGEVFDITGSREIKMMPFGAGRRICPGLGLAMLHLEYFVANLVWNFEWKAVDGDDVDLSEKQEFTMVMKDPLKANLFPRL is encoded by the coding sequence ATGGAGACCTGGTTCATCATCATCGTCTCCCTCTGTATCGTAGCCCTCCTTAACCTTCTCGTCTTCAAGAAATCCTCCGGAAAGAAGCAGCTCCCTCCCGGACCCCTCAACATACCCATCATCGGTAACTTCTATTTGCTTCGCAAGTCCTTCTCCGAGCTCGAGCCCATACTCCGCAACCTCCACACCAGGTATGGCCCCATCGTTACTCTGCATATCGGCTCCCGTCCGGCTATCTTCGTCGCCAACCGCTCTATCGCCCACCAAGCCCTCGTCCAGAACGGCGCCGTCTTCGCTGATCGCCCCCCCGCCCTCCCCACTGGCAAGATCCTCTCCAACAACCAGTGCAACATCAGCTCCTCCTTCTACGGACCAACGTGGCGACTTTTCCGCCGAAACCTCACCTCAGAGATTCTCCACCCTTTGCGTGTCAAGTCCTACTCTCGCGCGCGCAAGTGGGTATTGGACATCCTTCTCAACCGCCTTGAATCTCATTCCACGACCGAATCCGGCTTAGTTAACCCCGTCCGCCTGATTGACCACTTCCGGTACGCTATGTTTTGCCTGCTGGTTCTGATGTGCTTCGGGGACAAGCTCCTCGAGAACCAGATAAAAGAAATCGAAACCATCCAGCGTCGCCTGCTTTTGAGCTTTGGTCGCTTTAATATGCTCAATTTCTGGCCGAGGCTTGGAAGGATGCTATTCCGCAAGCGTTGGGAAGAGTTGTTCAACCTTCGGAGAGACCAGAATGCTATACTAGGGCCTTTGATAGAAGCGAGGAAGAGAGTGAAGCAAGAGAGGCTAAGCAAGGCAAAAGAGGACGCCCCCCTAGAAGGTTATCGTGATGATGAGTTTGTGGTGTCGTACGTGGATACGTTGTTGGATTTGGAGTTGCCGGAGGGGAAGAGGAAGCTTAGCGTGGAGGAGATGGTCACCTTGTGCTCGGAGTTTCTCGACGGGGGCACGGATACAACGTCCACGGCGTTACAGTGGATCATGGCGAATTTGGTGAAATACCCCCATGTCCAAGAGAAGCTTTGGGCAGAGATCAAAGGGGTTATGGGAGGGCATGCAGAAAAGGAGGTGAAGGAAGAGGATTTGCACAAGATGCCGTATCTGAAGGCAGTGGTTTTGGAGGGCTTAAGGCGTCACCCACCAGGGCACTTCGTGTTGCCACATGCTGTGACGGAGGATGTCGTGTTGGAAGGCTACTCGGTGCCCAAGAATGCCACTTTGAATTTCATGGTGGCAGAAATGGGCTGGGACCAGAAGGTGTGGGAAGATCCCATGGCGTTCAAGCCAGAGAGATTCTTGAGAGGTAGTGATGGAGGAGGAGGGGAAGTGTTTGACATAACGGGAAGCAGGGAGATTAAGATGATGCCGTTTGGGGCTGGTAGGAGGATCTGTCCTGGCCTTGGTTTGGCAATGCTTCATTTGGAGTACTTTGTTGCCAATTTAGTATGGAATTTTGAGTGGAAGGCTGTGGATGGTGATGATGTTGATTTGTCAGAGAAGCAGGAATTCACTATGGTGATGAAGGATCCATTGAAGGCCAATCTATTTCCTAGATTGTGA